tatatataaagagtATTGATATTGACTAGTAGAACAgacaataatttcatttaaacctTGGTTTTAAGTTGTCAGACTTCATACAATAGAATTCATAGTGGGAGAGTGAAcgaaatatatcattttttatttatttattaaacacaaagcaatattttacataacaatttCATAAGGGTAAAAACATAAACTCAAAGAAGTTAGGCAATGCACCATTTTTTGGTTtctatacttaataaaatattgaaagacCACATACATTccaaattattatgtaaaatttggtttattgttacttactttaccaaaaaaaagaagtaaataaaaattaaaaattactattcttactaaaaaatgttttaaatcaatattgtaaaaataagtcATTTCATCACATACCTGCTTTTACCCcaaaacacaaataatatttcttaaaattattgaatatatttttaaaagctactgaaaaaaaaatataattttaaaaccacCAACCTAAAATCTAATGATAATTAGCTGTAATAAGTTTCTGTCAAAATTGGATagcaaaattattgttttattacgtACCTATAGATGCATGAGGCATATTATCAGTGTCGAAGTAATTAAAAGCAAGCAGAAGGAAAAGTGACAAAAATGGAATACATGTATAGACctttaaaagttaatagtagCTTTGTGATTATCAAATAACATCAATACATGATGAAATATGTCAGCACACGATTGTCTAATTTATAAGGTTGATTTACCTTCTTAGTCACCTTTGTTGCCTCCTTTACATGTAAATTACTTAACAAGTGGCagttttcaattttcttttctttttgttattgtGACATGTTTAGTAGAATCATTAAAATTCAGTTTTTtagaattgtattttttattaattagcaATATACAACATCTAATTTAGTTTTGAATAACAACATTGTAGGCTTATTCCAGTAAGATATAATAGTAGGGTAACGgtgatataaaataacaatattgtattttaaggtgaacataaataaaactattttacctGAAATGTGATTCCTTCAACTAGGGAGTCATGTATAGTAACACCtgcaagaaaatataaatatttaaatattaccaaaatttcattttctttataacattttaaaacagcataatgcaattttattaaatatttaaacatactaattacaatttttggtTAAATCATTTTAATGTTTACCCACATATTGGTAAAATTATTGATTGTCAAAAACTTCTAGTGCTTAATtaactgaaataattaaataaatggttTTGACATAGCATCTTGTCGGAAAGTAAGTATGACATAACACTATAACAATATGTGATTCAATCGTTAAAATTGCGCTGTGGATCCAGAGCCACAGCGGCGGTCGCGAGCGCGCACTGCTGCACGCAGCACGGCGCTGCATACGCCGCCCGCCCCAGCGGTGCAACTTTACCGCCAACGCATACTTTTATTTCGCATTTAGTTCGACCTAAAATATCCTCTATACACAAGAAAAACGACAAATAAGTCTGAGCCGATCAAAAATAACACCGCACTGTTCTCTTCGGCTACAGTAACATGTCATACTATAGTTTTTCCCACAATTATGGcccaaatacataatattataatgatttaacactaaaattctaataaagataggaattattttattgatataaaaatcgattttacCATGGCTCTCTCCCTGGGCTGTCAATTTCGTCTTTAGTGATATATCCAGCAAAGTCAATACTAATGTATAACACCACAATATATTTcgacacattttatttaattttatagcacCTCACTGTTCAttacatttcaaaaaatatttatattttattttttattttttttataaaaatcaccGTTCCAATTTTCATTCACGAGATGTGCGTTCACGAGACAAGTCGAACCAAAGAGTAATATAAGCATTGAGTCGAACATTCAATTCAATAAGCATTTAAGCAacacacagataaaaaatatattttctacgcACAAAAGTACGACGTATTTTTAAAGAGCGTTGTAGTGATTTGATAATTTATACTCTATTtttgcataattttattaataaataaacattttaatccTACATTTTGTTTGAGGTTCTAAAAGTGtggcaaaaaaataaaagaaagaaatggCAAATGATAATAGTtaatattattgactaaagACGTTAATAAATTAccttttacacaaaaacacatTATACACATTACAcgtttaatttttctttcattttcattaacattttttcttcttgtgaattatttttattgacttaggtatttgtttaaatattaaatcacaAAATTTCTGATTATTAATGCTATATTAGTGTGTCAATGTCATTTGACAGAAGTCAACTTTTCCAGAATCCAGATTATTGTTTccacaataatatttttgtttcattaattCAGTACCTAATATAACTGTTTCTACGTAGATAACGTTATAAAACGTCCAAAATTTCTCTTTTAAGGGAACTGTTGAGACGCATAATGGAAGATAATGGTCagtgtaattataaaattaccaaTTCTTTAAGATATTTACATACGCAGTGTTGTTTTGAACATAAATAtcctacataaatatttattcaatttttgcataaaattatttcctttgataattattaattgggtttaataaatacttataaactaatttttataatagtttcaAGTGATAGTGAGGAAAGACCAAATGAGAGGGGTGGCGGAGCTGAGAGAACGGGCGACGGGAGCGCTGACAACGACGAGGAGTCAGAAGAAGAGGAGCAACAATTTGACATCTCCCTCGCCGCCTCACATTCAGTTTGTGTTCAATATACTATATCATACtgtatttcaaatattcaaaATCTCCTggatgtacatttttattaacagATTAATTCATACTTATTCTCCTTtccttgaaaaaataaattggcTAGAGTATGAGTtattcatgtttatttttaccCAATTGTGCGATGTAAACGAGAGCTATGTGTTTATAAGTCTATGGCTagatgtatacaatattatgttagtatatgtctgtttgttcttaTGTGGCATCGTAGAAACCAAACGTGTAGACTGATTTTGACTACAGTACTGAAATAGTTTCTTAATCAATACCCACATAAAcaaatcataaattatttgCAAAAAGAAAGGAGCCATTCTTCAACCAATCAAATCTCTACAAGCAGCCCTTAAAATTCCATGGTCCGATGCCTTGAACCTGATACCTACCAGCTAGTATACAAGCTTTTGCCTCAACAGTTTTTGGGTTGTCATATTTAAGCTTTCATTAGGAACTCTGACTTAAGCAGGTATTTGGCTACTGTGTTTTTGTAtcctgccggcctagcatgcgcgcgacgacaaaattttgtctaccccttttctcgtattatctctctatgtctacagtagctaacatgcgtgcacgcgatactcttctcgttacgtcaatagaagagataatcattaaattttagtgatctgtgctATTTATCTCTATGggagctaacatgacatcgtaattttgtcgaatttcgACGTGATATTGACGTTTTaagaagagaaacttctcgtgttcaatattatcgacgagaaagacgataaaaaaataaaaaataaaaccgggtgcctatttttgtataccatggcgtttccgtattataattatattatttcggtatacgaagagcgggaagcACGAAAAGTCGAGCGCAGACGCATAAGGGACATTTGTGATCCGTTTGATTTAAGCGATGGAGAATTCATATCGCTTTGGCGGATCTCAAAACCAAtggctttttatttaataaaaaaacttgccGTTGATTTGGAGCCTCAGGTAAAAAACAACAGCCTGCCCGTTCATTTGAAAGTAAGTCTGTATACTTCtcaatatttgtatgtttaaagTACCTACATTACTTATTGGAAAAGTGAATTAACATGACAGAATATAAATTCTCTATATCCCACCGGGATAAAAAGCTTTCTATATGTTAAtcaagatattattttatatgtgtgcaaaattttattcaaatccaTTCAGCTGTTTAAGCGTGACTGTGTCACAAACCTCTTAAAaaactttcgtatttataatatcatattaatcCAATTTGGATTAATTACATAATCATGCAAATACTAAAAAACGCTGTTATTATAGGTATTGTGTTGTGTTCAATTTCTTGCCAATGGAGGGTACCAGAGGCAAATTGGGCAAGACCACAGCATCTGTCAGGCTCAAACAACAGTGAGCAAATGTCTGGACCAGTTTTTAAAGTCTATTTATAGAAGgtgacaataataatattttaaattattgtaaatgaaaatttaccTCCTGTATTcatcttattatataaatttcagaCTCTTAGCTGAATGGGTACATTTTCCTGCCACAGAATCAGCTCGAAGGCGTGTGGCTGCTGGATTTGAGGCTAAATTTAATGTGCCAGATATATTGGGGGTCATTGACTGTACtcacgtaaaaatattttccccTCCTGGACCACAAGGCGCCCACTACAAAAATAGGAGAAAGGATGCACACTCCATAAATGTCCAATTGGTATGAGTGTTTTCATCTCACTACAAGTAGTATCAAAGATCAAGACCATATTTCACaacattcaatttaaatattacttgatTGATAAGTCACTTGGCAGTACTATCAATTGCTGttacaaaattttcaaataggTATACAATTAAAATGCCATTGTTTAGTAAACAAAGCTTACTTCAGTAAAAAACCTTATTGTCACTGAAAAATTAAcctttattaacaataataggATATTTTGACATATCAAAACAGCACCTTTCTTCAAatactttgttattaaaattattaaaacttattatgcTTTCTTTAAATATGTTAGTCTACTGTCCACTGGCTTTTCAGTTGTATTCAAAGAGTAATTAGCAGTAGTAATTAGTATTAGTAGTAGtcatttaaaattctttttcacCATAGATTTCATGAATAATTTTACAGGTTGTAGATGCAAATTGTAGAATAATCAATGTTAATGCCCGATACCCTGGCAGGGTACATGATGCTTTTATTTGGCACCACTCGAGTGTCAGAAACGAATTGAAAAGGCTGCATGAAAGAAGAATTGGAAATTACTTCCTGTTGGGTATGTCAGCTAAATATTATGCACAAACTATATTAACTAAGGGTAAAATAAAAgcaatgtaaaattatatttatatagacttataaagaatgaaaacattttatattgtcATCACATTTATTTCAAAGAACCAAAACCTTCATCACAGcctatattatactattttaaaatttaaaaaatctaaaattgaaACACTTCACACTCGACTATATACCATACATGtaactgaataaaaatattttgtattttaacaagttgtataatatttaaaaaaataaataaagaaaactttacCATAATATtgctaacatttttatataaaatataaaaacacatcACATTTCAATGATAAAAAGAAACCAAAAGTTACTTTTATCACAGCTTctattataatatctaatattctaaataaggatctcttttattataactagtaggacttaaaagtatttaacatactaaaaataactcaatcttcaatattacaaaaatcacATTCAAATCAGtcttcaatattaaaataatcacagCAATAGGGTCAAATTGAGTCTTTTATTTTTTCGCCTCATTTTCTTTACTAGCACCACacctgtaaaaaatatttaatttcatttattattgtagGTGACTCAGGTTACCCATTAGAGCCATGGCTAATGACGCCAATCCTACATGCAGAGCTCAACACTccagaaaaaaaatacacagaCTGGCACTGTCAAGCTCGTAATACGGTCGAAAGAGCAAATGGCTACCTCAAAGGTAGCCTAAGATGTTTAGGTGTTGACCGGGTCCTCCACTATGCCCCAACAAAAGCAGCGGAAATAATTTACGCTTGCtgcattattttcaatttaatgaaacattttgggtattaaaatagttttcagTATCCATTGTTCTTTATTATAACTTGTGAACAATTTTTAATGatgtattgtttattatagtGTACCACTGGAAGAAGACACAGCAAATGAGCAGCAGAGAGATGAGCCTTCAGGGATGGAGGAACCTAGGCACCTCATTAGAATTGGTCAAATCAGACGTGCagagttaattaatatttattttaattaaatgaagaTTTTTAAATGATTGTACTTGTAGTTATCATTAATTAGCCACCTGTCCTCATTTTGCTCATTTTAACCAATTTGATTTACAAATATTgtgattttatattcaaaactaTAGTAAAACTAGCAGTGCACTGTGGTTTCACttgtttaatttgataaaaaatagcctatagccttcctcgataaatgggctatcaacactgaaagaatttttcaaatctaaccagtagttcctgagattagcgcgttcaaacaaacaaacaaactcttcagctttataatattagtatagatatagccTAGGATATTCCTTGATAGTGCAGCTACCCattaatgatataatttttacaataggATGACtagtttcagatattagcctaatgatattaatttacaaatattacctcttttgtatattatagtattgaaaatattaaattgaattttgctgttatttttaaacaataataggaaatttaaattattgctaTATCTTTGAATACTCACATGAAATTGAGGCGTTTTTCGCTGAGGTCGTTGGAGCGTCGCACTTCTACGATTAATTCCTATAACCAAACATATTTACAGTAGGTACTTACACATGTTTAGCAAGCTAGGAATATAGGGGCAGATGTACATACTAGTtttgttgaaaaataattttaattttaatgaataaattttaacttactttaatt
Above is a window of Melitaea cinxia chromosome 19, ilMelCinx1.1, whole genome shotgun sequence DNA encoding:
- the LOC123662606 gene encoding putative nuclease HARBI1; this encodes MSAKYYAQTILTKGDSGYPLEPWLMTPILHAELNTPEKKYTDWHCQARNTVERANGYLKGSLRCLGVDRVLHYAPTKAAEIIYACCIIFNLMKHFGVPLEEDTANEQQRDEPSGMEEPRHLIRIGQIRRAELINIYFN